One region of Brassica napus cultivar Da-Ae chromosome A10, Da-Ae, whole genome shotgun sequence genomic DNA includes:
- the LOC106370572 gene encoding stress-induced protein KIN2: MADNKQSFQAGQAAGRAEEKSNVLMDKVKDAATSAGASAQTAGQKISETAGGAVNVVKEKTGMNK; this comes from the exons ATGGCAGACAACAAGCAAAGCTTCCAAGCCGGTCAAGCCGCTGGTCGTGCTGAG GAGAAGTCTAATGTGCTGATGGACAAGGTCAAGGATGCTGCTACCTCTGCTGGAGCGTCTGCTCAAACC GCAGGACAGAAGATATCGGAGACCGCAGGGGGAGCTGTCAATGTTGTGAAGGAGAAGACCGGCATGAACAAGTAG
- the LOC106372184 gene encoding protein trichome birefringence-like 21, with product MIRPCTIVLKQTMELPLFAALQRTPRVALTLSFVLFSLTIVPALYSLLANPISPLLVSSSETDGPFPSDHMHLSPLNSPSVRTISPVNSPLHAPYHTRHQKSSSGKIPSPNISPIPVPPDHTLSRHQHSSSNQSPSPVNGSIPAPLNSSSVTTSKSRTQIRDNEQRCDLFNGEWIPNDESPYYNMTCWAIQEHQNCMQFGRPDTGFMRWRWKPDGCDLPIFDPNEFLEMVRGKSMGFVGDSISRNQVQSLLCLLSRVEYPEDISSSPDIAFKVWNYTSYNFILHVMWSPFLVKTTKPDPTDPKSNFFSLYLDEYDNKWTSQINQLDFLIISSGHWFYRPLIFYENEKLSGCQYCSLPNTTELPLHYGYTKALRTSLRGILENFTGLAIRFLLK from the exons ATGATAAGACCATGCACCATAGTCTTGAAGCAGACAATGGAGCTTCCTTTATTTGCAGCGCTTCAAAGAACACCACGAGTTGCACTTACATTATCATTTGTTCTATTTTCCCTCACAATAGTCCCTGCTTTATATTCTCTCCTAGCCAATCCAATCTCACCTCTACTAGTCTCATCATCCGAGACTGATGGCCCCTTTCCATCGGATCATATGCATCTCAGTCCTCTAAATTCTCCATCTGTTCGGACTATTTCACCTGTGAATAGTCCCCTTCATGCTCCATATCATACAAGACATCAGAAGTCTTCATCCGGTAAGATTCCTTCACCTAACATTAGTCCAATTCCGGTTCCACCTGATCATACCCTTTCGAGACATCAGCATTCTTCATCCAATCAGAGTCCCTCACCCGTCAACGGTTCCATTCCCGCTCCACTCAATTCATCCTCAGTCACAACTTCAAAATCAAGGACGCAGATCAGAGATAATGAACAGAGGTGTGATCTTTTCAACGGTGAATGGATACCAAACGATGAATCTCCATACTATAACATGACGTGCTGGGCGATACAAGAGCACCAGAACTGCATGCAGTTCGGGAGACCAGACACAGGGTTCATGAGATGGAGGTGGAAGCCGGACGGCTGCGACCTCCCCATCTTtgatcctaatgagtttttagaaATGGTTAGAGGGAAGTCCATGGGGTTTGTTGGTGATTCCATTAGCAGAAACCAAGTCCAGTCTCTCTTGTGCCTTCTCTCTAGG GTGGAATATCCTGAAGACATTTCTTCTTCACCAGATATAGCTTTCAAAGTATGGAACTACACATCCTATAACTTCATTCTACATGTCATGTGGTCACCATTTCTAGTGAAGACTACTAAACCTGACCCTACAGACCCCAAGTCCAACTTCTTCAGCCTCTACCTCGACGAGTATGATAACAAGTGGACGAGTCAGATCAACCAGCTTGACTTCCTGATTATATCATCAGGCCACTGGTTTTACCGGCCTCTAATTTTCTACGAAAATGAAAAACTCTCCGGATGCCAATACTGTTCGTTACCAAACACAACTGAGTTGCCTTTGCACTATGGATACACGAAGGCTTTAAGAACATCTCTAAGAGGTATACTCGAGAATTTCACTGGTTTGGCAATTAGGTTCCTACTGAAATAA
- the LOC106372185 gene encoding protein trichome birefringence-like 21 — protein sequence MELHLFAMLQRTPRVALTLSLVLFSLTIVPALYSLIANPTLPLLISSSETDGPFPSDHMHPSVRILPPVDSPIPAPLNYTRHRKSSYHSPPVTTSTSRTQIRDDEQRCDLFKGEWIPNEESPYYNNATCWAIQEHQNCMKFGRPDTGFMRWRWKPDGCDLPIFDPNEFLEMARGKSMGFVGDSISRNQVQSLLCLLSRVEYPEDISSSPDTAFKVWNYTSYNFTLHVMWSPYLVKTTKADPTDPECNLFNLYLDEYDTKWTSQINQLDYLVISSGHWFYRPVIFYENETISGCQYCALPNTTQLPLYYGYRKALRTSLRAILENFKGLAVLRSFSPQHFEGGPWDKGGDCVRTRPYRRNETIPEGADLKIHDIQLEEFRAAEEEMKKKGLRLRLMDTTQAMLLRPDGHPGRYGHLQTAEVSLRNDCIHWCLPGPIDSWNDILLQMMKTEK from the exons ATGGAGCTTCATTTGTTTGCAATGCTTCAAAGAACACCACGAGTTGCACTTACATTATCACTTGTTCTATTTTCCCTCACAATAGTCCCTGCTTTATATTCTCTCATAGCCAATCCAACCTTACCTCTACTGATCTCATCATCCGAGACTGATGGCCCCTTTCCATCGGATCATATGCATCCATCTGTTCGGATTCTACCACCCGTGGATAGTCCCATTCCCGCTCCACTCAATTATACAAGACATCGGAAGTCTTCATATCACTCGCCCCCAGTCACAACGTCAACATCAAGGACGCAGATAAGAGATGATGAGCAGAGGTGTGATCTTTTCAAAGGGGAATGGATACCAAACGAAGAATCACCATACTATAACAACGCAACTTGCTGGGCGATACAGGAGCACCAGAACTGCATGAAGTTCGGGAGACCGGACACAGGGTTCATGAGATGGAGGTGGAAGCCGGACGGCTGCGACCTCCCCATCTTtgatcctaatgagtttttagaaATGGCTAGAGGGAAGTCCATGGGGTTTGTTGGTGATTCCATTAGCAGAAACCAAGTCCAGTCTCTCTTGTGCCTTCTCTCTAGG GTGGAATATCCTGAAGACATTTCTTCTTCACCAGACACAGCTTTCAAAGTATGGAACTACACATCCTATAACTTCACTCTACATGTCATGTGGTCACCGTATCTAGTGAAGACTACTAAAGCTGACCCAACAGACCCGGAGTGCAACCTGTTCAACCTATACCTAGACGAGTATGATACCAAGTGGACGAGCCAGATCAACCAGCTTGACTACCTGGTTATATCATCAGGCCACTGGTTTTACCGGCCTGTTATTTTCTACGAAAACGAAACAATCTCCGGATGCCAATACTGCGCGTTACCAAACACAACTCAGTTGCCTCTGTACTACGGATACAGGAAGGCTTTAAGAACATCTCTAAGAGCTATACTCGAGAATTTCAAGGGTTTGGCAGTTTTGAGGAGTTTTTCTCCTCAGCATTTCGAAGGTGGACCCTGGGACAAAGGTGGCGACTGTGTAAGGACACGACCTTACAGAAGAAACGAGACGATACCCGAAGGTGCAGATCTCAAGATTCACGACATTCAACTAGAGGAATTTAGAGCTGCTGaagaagagatgaagaagaagggcTTGAGACTGAGGCTGATGGACACGACACAAGCAATGCTACTTCGACCAGATGGGCATCCTGGGAGATATGGCCATCTCCAGACTGCAGAGGTGAGTTTAAGAAATGATTGTATCCATTGGTGCCTCCCGGGACCGATTGATTCTTGGAATGATATCTTGCTGCAAATGATGAAGACAGAGAAGTAG
- the LOC106372183 gene encoding probable endo-1,3(4)-beta-glucanase ARB_01444 has product MLKKVRRKVKAFVTKPFKKPNKTRPSRPPSPEPPPPPTSPLPQSPPPQEMSSSRQKNAPFLFPRSESSVLPDPSRFFSHDLLSTPLPTNSFFQNFTLKNGDQAEYFHPYIIKPSPSSLSISYPTLSHNSAFIFEAFNADITISGSDGPDPHSRKTHLISSFSDLGVTLDFPSSNLRFFLVRGSPFITCSVSGTSSITISTIHAVLSFSGNSSSTKYTAKLNNNQTWLIYASSPVHLNQTGGSSINSGAGFSGILRFAVLPDPNPDFESILDRFSCCYPVSGDADLTKPFTLEYNWEKRGYGDLLMLAHPLHLKLLSTHDCSISVLESFRYRTIDGDLVGIIGDSWVLRPDPVSVTWHSIKGVDEDRREEIISALIKDVTDLDSSAPVTNSSYFYAKLIARAARLALIGEEVCYLDVIPAIRKYLKSMIEPWLDGTFEPNGFLYDPTWGGVITKQGSRDSGADFGFGIYNDHHYHLGYFLYAIAVMAKIDPLWGKRYRPQAYALMADFMTLGKKKGASFSSNSVYPRLRCFDLFKLHSWAGGLTEFADGRNQESTSEAVNAYYSAALLGLAYGDTHLVAAASTVLTLEIHAAKMWCQVKEGDTIYPADFTAENRVVGVLWSTKRDSGLWFAPKEWKECRLGIQLLPILPVSEILFSDVKFVKQLVNWTMPALAREGVGEGWKGFVYALESIYDKEGAMEKVRGLSGHDDGNSLTNLLWWIHSRGGDDDDDDDDEGGYGGHGGGGKYCSFGHYCN; this is encoded by the exons ATGTTAAAGAAAGTGAGGCGAAAGGTCAAAGCCTTCGTCACCAAACCCTTTAAAAAGCCTAATAAGACCAGACCTTCAAGACCTCCATCACCagagccaccaccaccacctactTCTCCTCTTCCTCAATCTCCACCACCTCAAGAAATGTCTTCCTCAAGACAAAAGAACGCTCCGTTTCTCTTCCCGAGATCCGAATCATCCGTCTTACCCGACCCGTCTCGTTTCTTCAGCCACGATCTCCTCTCAACTCCTCTCCCCACAAACTCCTTCTTCCAAAACTTCACCCTCAAAAACGGAGACCAAGCTGAGTACTTTCACCCTTACATCATCAAACCATCTCCTTCGTCTCTCTCCATCTCGTACCCAACTCTCTCTCACAACTCCGCCTTCATCTTCGAGGCTTTCAACGCCGACATCACAATCTCCGGGTCGGACGGACCCGACCCGCATTCGAGAAAGACTCATCTCATCTCTTCCTTCAGCGATCTCGGCGTCACTCTCGATTTCCCTTCCTCTAATCTCAGATTCTTCCTCGTCAGAGGAAGCCCCTTCATCACCTGCTCCGTCTCCGGCACCTCCTCGATCACAATCTCAACGATCCACGCGGTTTTGTCGTTTTCCGGGAACAGCTCATCAACAAAGTACACCGCGAAGCTCAACAACAACCAGACCTGGCTAATCTACGCCTCTTCCCCGGTTCACTTAAATCAAACCGGAGGCTCTTCGATTAACTCCGGTGCTGGATTTTCCGGTATTCTCCGGTTCGCCGTGCTTCCTGATCCAAACCCGGATTTTGAATCAATCCTCGACCGGTTTAGCTGCTGTTACCCAGTCTCCGGCGACGCCGATCTCACAAAGCCGTTCACTTTGGAGTATAACTGGGAGAAGAGAGGCTACGGAGACCTCCTGATGCTCGCTCACCCTCTCCACCTCAAGCTTTTATCAACCCACGACTGCTCGATCTCCGTCCTAGAGAGCTTCCGTTACAGAACCATCGACGGCGACTTGGTAGGCATTATCGGAGATTCATGGGTTCTGAGACCCGACCCCGTTTCAGTGACGTGGCACTCCATTAAAGGAGTCGATGAAGATCGTCGCGAAGAGATCATCTCCGCTCTTATCAAAGACGTCACCGACTTAGACTCCTCCGCTCCGGTGACGAACTCTTCCTACTTCTACGCGAAGCTGATCGCGCGAGCCGCGAGGCTAGCTCTGATCGGGGAAGAAGTCTGCTACTTGGATGTGATTCCGGCCATCAGGAAGTATCTGAAGAGCATGATCGAGCCGTGGCTAGACGGGACTTTCGAGCCGAACGGGTTCCTCTACGACCCCACGTGGGGAGGCGTGATCACGAAGCAAGGGTCTCGAGACTCGGGAGCTGACTTCGGGTTCGGGATTTACAACGATCACCATTACCATCTCGGCTACTTCCTCTACGCGATTGCTGTGATGGCCAAGATCGATCCTTTGTGGGGGAAGAGGTATAGGCCTCAGGCGTATGCTCTGATGGCGGACTTCATGACGTTGGGGAAGAAGAAAGGAGCGAGCTTTAGTTCTAATTCGGTTTACCCGCGGTTGAGATGTTTTGATCTTTTTAAGCTTCATTCTTGGGCCGGTGGGTTGACGGAGTTCGCTGACGGGAGGAATCAGGAGAGCACGAGCGAGGCTGTGAATGCTTATTACTCAGCTGCTTTGTTGGGGTTGGCTTACGGGGATACGCATCTGGTGGCGGCTGCTTCGACGGTTTTGACGTTGGAGATTCACGCCGCGAAGATGTGGTGCCAG GTGAAAGAAGGCGACACTATTTACCCGGCAGACTTCACGGCGGAGAATCGTGTGGTTGGGGTTTTATGGTCGACGAAGAGAGACAGTGGCTTATGGTTCGCGCCAAAGGAATGGAAAGAGTGTCGGCTTGGGATACAGTTACTACCGATACTCCCAGTGTCGGAGATTCTGTTCTCGGATGTGAAGTTTGTGAAGCAGCTCGTGAATTGGACTATGCCGGCGTTGGCGAGAGAGGGTGTCGGAGAAGGGTGGAAAGGGTTTGTGTATGCTTTGGAAAGTATTTACGATAAAGAGGGAGCGATGGAGAAGGTTAGAGGATTGTCTGGGCATGATGATGGGAACTCTCTGACTAATCTGTTGTGGTGGATTCATAGTAGAGGTGGTGATGACGATGACGACGACGACGATGAAGGTGGGTACGGTGGTCATGGTGGTGGCGGGAAGTATTGTTCGTTTGGTCATTATTGTAATTAG
- the LOC106372186 gene encoding protein trichome birefringence-like 19, producing MELLHSAAIPSKQKLLIVVTISISLFTIIPLLYPFVEDPNFFLKLQHPSQTSIVKLQDSVATRRGSCDIFSGEWVLNPEAPYYTNTTCWAIHEHQNCMRFGRPDTDFIKWKWKPHGCEDDLPVFDPLRFLETVRGKTMAFVGDSVSRNHMQSLICLLSQVEYPVDASVNTSDYFKRWTYETYNFTIAPFWSTHLVKSTEPEPGKTEHSVFDLYLDEADERWTAEIGDFDYVIISSGHWHYRPSVYYENNTIIGCRYCQLPNITDFSMFYGYRKAFRTAFKAILDTETFEGVLYLRTFAPSHFEGGLWNEGGNCLRRGPYQRNETQDDVTMKLHRIQVEEFERAEVEAKRKGKRFRLLDTTQAMWLRPDGHPSRYGHLPEANVSLYNDCVHWCLPGPIDNLNDFLLAMIKREEEKGLLAQVRKMMS from the exons ATGGAGCTTCTACACTCTGCAGCCATTCCAAGCAAACAAAAGCTACTCATTGTAGTGACCATTTCCATATCTCTTTTCACCATCATCCCTCTTCTCTACCCTTTTGTTGAAGACCCTAACTTCTTCCTCAAGCTACAACATCCAAGCCAAACCAGCATCGTCAAGCTCCAAGACAGTGTTGCAACCCGACGCGGAAGCTGCGACATATTCTCGGGAGAGTGGGTTCTTAACCCTGAGGCACCTTACTACACCAACACCACGTGCTGGGCGATACATGAACACCAAAACTGCATGAGGTTCGGAAGACCTGACACGGACTTCATCAAGTGGAAATGGAAACCCCATGGATGTGAAGATGACTTGCCGGTTTTTGATCCGCTTCGGTTTCTTGAGACCGTGAGAGGTAAAACCATGGCGTTTGTTGGTGACTCTGTTAGCAGAAACCACATGCAGTCTTTGATATGTCTTCTCTCTCAG GTTGAATATCCAGTCGATGCTTCAGTTAACACTAGCGATTATTTCAAAAGATGGACGTACGAGACATACAATTTCACCATCGCTCCATTTTGGTCAACACACTTGGTAAAGTCCACAGAACCCGAACCGGGCAAGACAGAGCATAGTGTTTTTGATCTATACCTCGATGAAGCAGACGAGCGTTGGACAGCAGAGATAGGAGACTTCGACTACGTGATCATCTCCTCAGGCCATTGGCATTACCGACCATCGGTCTACTACGAGAACAATACCATCATTGGTTGCCGTTATTGCCAATTACCAAACATAACCGACTTCTCGATGTTTTACGGGTACAGAAAAGCGTTTAGAACAGCGTTTAAAGCGATCTTGGATACGGAGACATTCGAGGGCGTTTTGTATTTACGTACGTTTGCACCATCGCATTTCGAGGGTGGGTTATGGAACGAAGGAGGGAACTGTCTGAGGAGAGGACCTTATCAGAGGAACGAGACTCAAGACGATGTGACGATGAAGCTACACAGGATTCAGGTGGAAGAGTTTGAGAGAGCTGAAGTAGAAGCCAAGAGGAAAGGGAAGAGGTTTAGACTATTAGATACGACTCAAGCGATGTGGCTTAGGCCCGATGGTCACCCGAGCCGCTACGGTCATCTTCCTGAGGCTAATGTCTCGTTGTACAACGACTGTGTCCACTGGTGCCTGCCTGGTCCGATAGATAACCTAAATGACTTCTTACTCGCTATGattaagagagaagaagagaaaggacTATTGGCTCAAGTTCGGAAAATGATGTCCTAA
- the LOC106372188 gene encoding uncharacterized protein LOC106372188, with product MKSVMLQKLESKKNDLSSMEEKVQELERSWAVIQERALKLPSPAQREKTLDKQLHTLIEQLAAKQAQAEGIVGEIHSNEMELERLNTLWRRYESFNVEGNAARNRFKRTNSDRGFGSDHEVDAHSYLPYSTATRTETQTRLMYLRSAFVVYILALQVLVFIKISF from the exons ATGAAGTCTGTTATGTTACAGAAGTTGGAGAGCAAAAAGAACGATTTG AGTTCAATGGAAGAGAAGGTTCAGGAGTTAGAGAGGAGTTGGGCTGTTATCCAGGAAAGAGCACTCAAGCTGCCTTCTCCAG CTCAGAGAGAGAAGACACTGGATAAACAACTCCATACTCTAATCGAGCAATTAGCTGCAAAGCAG GCACAAGCAGAGGGGATCGTTGGTGAGATTCATTCGAATGAGATGGAATTAGAGAGACTGAACACTTTGTGGAGAAGATATGAGAGCTTCAACGTTGAGGGGAACGCAGCAAGGAACAGATTCAAAAGAACAAATTCAGATAGAGGATTTGGATCAGACCATGAAGTTGATGCTCACTCCTACCTTCCATATTCAACTGCTACAAGAACTGAGACCCAAACAAGGCTTATGTATCTCAGGTCAGCTTTTGTCGTCTACATTTTGGCTCTGCAAGTCCTTGTTTTCATCAAGATTTCCTTTTGA
- the LOC106372191 gene encoding pentatricopeptide repeat-containing protein At5g15980, mitochondrial codes for MRYQQWRLLLLRIHRASPSPHFQVPSISTRSISSFLHTRSQPRSPQQSQDLPRLRSPITTRTFSSDPAVKTEKSASEATVIDIFTRLSSEDEIKQELESSSIVLTQDLALKVLRKLESNPDAAKRLFNWAKEASPPTSKSYNMMLRILAGNGLVDEFWGLVSSMKRKGHGLSANVRDKVGDKFRKDGLEKDFVRLRKLFPLDPSDDDCVKVCKVVEKEEWSDDVEKRIRELNVEFGSDLVKMIVESLDVEPRKALLFFRWVDESGLFKHDEKTYNAVARVLGREKFLDRFQNVVGEMKSAAYEVEIETYATVSTRFCQSKLIEEAVDLFEIAMAGSNKPTSQCLSLLLKKIVTAKVLDTELFSRAVEAYTKNGNVLTDGMMKSVLKSLVSVDRVAESNEVLKAMKKGGYLPSSDLQRMIASELSRKGKKDEADELVDFMEASGTKLDDKAMASLVEGYCDSGDLKEALASFEKMVGKEGVVSNAGYAFEKLVHAYCNKNQVRDAYKVLSSQVKQNQVKPLHGTYKCLVRNLLTKKIASEGGFEEALSLLPMMKDHGFPPFVDPFMSYFSKTGTSSEAYSFLKAITSYHFPSISVVMRVFETMMKSARHSEAQDLLSLCPDYIRNDPDVLELFYSMKADGSAVEEPLAASS; via the coding sequence ATGAGATATCAACAATGGCGATTGCTGCTTCTCAGAATCCACCGTGCTTCTCCTTCTCCTCACTTTCAGGTACCCTCCATTTCAACCCGATCCATCTCTTCCTTCCTCCACACACGTTCCCAACCCAGATCTCCGCAACAAAGCCAAGATCTTCCTCGCTTACGATCCCCAATCACGACTCGAACCTTCTCCTCCGATCCCGCGGTTAAAACAGAGAAGTCCGCTTCCGAAGCCACCGTGATCGACATCTTCACCAGATTGAGCTCCGAAGACGAGATCAAGCAAGAGCTCGAGTCTAGCTCCATCGTCCTCACCCAAGACTTAGCTTTAAAAGTTCTGAGAAAGCTCGAATCAAACCCCGACGCCGCTAAAAGGCTTTTCAATTGGGCCAAAGAGGCTTCTCCTCCCACCTCGAAAAGCTACAACATGATGCTTCGTATCCTCGCTGGGAACGGGCTCGTCGACGAGTTTTGGGGGTTGGTTAGTTCCATGAAGAGGAAAGGTCACGGCTTGTCCGCTAACGTTAGAGATAAAGTCGGCGACAAGTTTCGTAAAGACGGACTCGAGAAAGACTTTGTAAGGCTGAGAAAGCTCTTCCCTTTAGATCCGTCGGATGATGATTGTGTTAAGGTGTGTAAGGTCGTGGAGAAGGAAGAGTGGAGTGATGACGTGGAGAAGCGGATAAGAGAGTTAAACGTTGAGTTTGGGAGTGATTTGGTTAAGATGATTGTGGAGAGTCTTGACGTGGAGCCTAGGAAGGCTTTGTTGTTCTTCCGTTGGGTTGATGAGTCTGGTCTCTTTAAGCATGATGAGAAGACGTATAACGCTGTGGCTAGAGTTTTGGGGAGGGAGAAGTTTCTAGATAGGTTTCAGAACGTGGTTGGAGAGATGAAGAGCGCTGCTTACGAGGTGGAGATTGAGACTTATGCTACGGTTTCTACGAGGTTTTGCCAGAGTAAGTTGATTGAAGAAGCTGTTGACTTGTTTGAGATTGCTATGGCAGGTAGTAACAAACCGACCTCACAGTGCTTATCTTTGTTGCTTAAGAAGATTGTGACCGCCAAGGTTTTAGATACGGAGTTGTTTTCGAGAGCTGTGGAGGCGTATACCAAAAACGGTAACGTTTTGACGGATGGTATGATGAAGTCTGTGTTAAAGTCCCTAGTAAGCGTGGATAGGGTTGCTGAGAGCAATGAGGTGTTGAAAGCAATGAAGAAAGGAGGATATCTCCCAAGTAGTGATCTGCAGAGGATGATTGCATCAGAGCTTAGTCGTAAAGGAAAGAAAGACGAAGCTGATGAGCTTGTAGACTTTATGGAAGCATCTGGGACTAAGCTAGATGATAAGGCAATGGCTTCTCTTGTTGAAGGGTACTGTGACTCCGGGGATCTTAAGGAAGCTTTAGCGAGTTTTGAGAAAATGGTTGGCAAAGAGGGAGTAGTGTCAAATGCTGGTTATGCGTTTGAGAAGTTGGTTCATGCGTACTGCAACAAGAATCAGGTAAGAGATGCGTACAAGGTTTTGAGTTCACAAGTAAAGCAGAATCAGGTCAAACCTCTTCATGGAACGTACAAGTGTTTGGTGCGTAATCTACTGACGAAGAAGATTGCTAGTGAGGGTGGGTTTGAAGAAGCTTTGAGTCTTCTACCAATGATGAAAGATCATGGGTTCCCTCCTTTCGTTGACCCTTTCATGAGTTACTTCTCGAAAACTGGAACAAGCTCCGAAGCTTACAGTTTTCTCAAGGCTATAACCTCGTATCATTTCCCATCTATCTCGGTGGTTATGCGTGTGTTTGAAACAATGATGAAGTCTGCAAGGCACAGTGAGGCGCAGGATCTGCTCTCTTTGTGCCCAGACTATATCCGTAATGATCCAGATGTTCTTGAACTCTTCTACTCCATGAAAGCTGATGGATCTGCTGTAGAGGAACctttggctgcttcttcttag
- the BNAA10G18370D gene encoding S-adenosylmethionine decarboxylase proenzyme 2: MSLSAIGFEGYEKRLEVSFFEPSLFLDTHGKGLRALSKSQIDEILAPAECTIVSSLSNDELDSYVLSESSLFIFPYKIIIKTCGTTKLLLSIEPLLRLAGGVSLEVKSVRYTRGSFLCPGGQPFPHRNFSEEVSVLDGHFAKMGLSSVAYLMGDDDETKKWHVYSASAPAKNSNGDNNVYTLEMCMTGLDKDKASVFFKNESSSAGSMTDNSGIRKILPQSQICDFEFEPCGYSMNSVEGDAISTIHVTPEDGFSYASFEAVGYDFTTMDLSQLVSRVLTCFEPKQFSVAVHSSVAQKSYDHSGLSVDLEDYGCRETTVESLGEERGTVMYQRFEKLGMYCGSPRSTLKCEWSSNSSCTSEDEKEEGI, from the coding sequence ATGTCACTCTCTGCAATCGGGTTCGAAGGCTACGAGAAGCGTCTCGAAGTCTCCTTCTTCGAGCCGAGTCTCTTCCTCGACACTCACGGGAAAGGACTCCGGGCCTTGTCCAAATCTCAGATCGACGAGATCCTCGCACCGGCTGAGTGCACCATCGTTTCCTCTCTCTCCAACGATGAACTCGACTCTTACGTCCTCTCCGAGTCCAGCCTCTTTATCTTCCCTTACAAGATCATCATCAAGACTTGCGGGACTACGAAGCTTCTCCTCTCTATCGAGCCGCTCTTGAGGTTGGCCGGTGGGGTTTCTCTCGAGGTTAAGTCCGTGAGGTACACTCGCGGAAGCTTCCTCTGCCCTGGAGGTCAGCCGTTCCCTCACCGTAACTTCTCTGAAGAGGTTTCTGTGCTCGATGGGCATTTTGCTAAGATGGGTTTGAGCAGTGTTGCGTACTTGatgggtgatgatgatgaaaccaAGAAGTGGCATGTTTACTCTGCTTCTGCTCCTGCCAAGAACTCTAACGGCGACAACAATGTCTACACTCTCGAGATGTGTATGACTGGTCTGGATAAAGACAAGGCATCTGTGTTCTTCAAGAACGAGTCGAGCTCTGCTGGCTCCATGACGGATAACTCTGGTATCAGGAAGATACTTCCTCAATCCCAAATCTGCGACTTTGAGTTCGAGCCCTGCGGCTACTCGATGAACAGCGTCGAAGGTGACGCCATCTCCACCATCCATGTGACCCCTGAAGATGGATTCAGCTACGCTAGCTTTGAGGCAGTGGGGTACGATTTCACGACCATGGACTTGAGCCAACTCGTCTCAAGGGTGCTAACTTGCTTCGAGCCGAAGCAATTCTCAGTAGCGGTGCACTCTAGCGTCGCACAGAAGAGCTACGACCACTCTGGTCTCTCTGTGGACCTGGAGGATTACGGATGCAGGGAGACAACTGTGGAGTCTCTAGGAGAAGAGAGAGGAACAGTGATGTATCAGAGGTTCGAGAAGCTGGGAATGTACTGTGGTTCTCCGAGATCGACTTTGAAATGTGAGTGGAGCAGCAACAGTAGCTGCACTAGCGAGGACGAGAAGGAAGAGGGAATCTAA